Sequence from the Synergistales bacterium genome:
GAGGAGGCCGCCAGGAAGGGCCTGGACCCCGAAGGCGACGACTACCGGGCGCTGCTCGACGAGAAGCGGAGGCCCTCCGCCGAGGAGAAGGAGCGGGTCATCGCCGCCGGAGGGCTGCATATCGTCGGCACCGAGCGGCACGAGTCCCGCCGTATCGACAACCAGCTCCGCGGGCGGAGCGGCCGCCAGGGCGACCCCGGCTCCAGCCGGTTCTATCTGGCGCTGGAGGACGACCTGCTGCGGCTCTTCGGCTCCGAGCGGATCGACGGCATCATGAGCAAGCTCGGTCTGGAGGACGGCGAGGCCATCGAGCACTCCATGCTCTCCCGGGCCATCGAGAACGCCCAGAAGAAGGTGGAGCAGATGCACTTCGATATCCGGCGGCAGCTGCTCATGTACGACAACGTCCTCAGCCAGCAGCGCGAGGCCATCTACACCGAACGGCGCCGGGTGCTCCTGGAAGAGGGGGTCACCGACCGGGCCTGGGAGGTGGTGGAGGACGCCGTCAACGGCATCCTGGAGGACGCCTATCCCGAGGAGGGCGAGGCGGAACCGCACTCCGCCCAGGTGCGGCTGAAATCCATCTTCTGGCCGGGGCTGGAGAAGCACCTGGACGGCGTGGACAGCGCCAAGCTTCTCCCGCCCGCCAGGGAAGCCATCTTCGACGAACTGCGCCGGCGCTTCGACGGCCGGATCGCGGAGATGGGGGAGGTCATGGCCGAGGAGGTGGCCCGGGCGGTGATCCTGCACGTGATGGATGCCCGCTGGAAGGAGCACCTGCTTGCCATGGACGAGCTGCGCCGCGGTATCGGCCTGCGGGCCATCGGCCAGAAGGATCCGCTGCTGGAGTATCAGTTCGAATCCTACAACCTCTTCCAGGAGATGCTCACCAAGGTCCGTGAAGGGGTTTCGGAGATGCTCTTTCGTGTCAACGTGGTCTCCGAGAGCGAGGAGGAGCACCCCGGCCCCCAGCTCAACGAGGGGCGGGAGATGGCCCTCCCCGGGAAACAGGAGAAGCAGGGCGCCAAACAGGAGCAGTCCAGACCGCAGCAGCAGGTCCGCAAGGGGCCCAAGGTGGGGCGGAACGACCCCTGCCCCTGCGGAAGCGGAAAGAAGTACAAGCACTGCTGCGGCAAAGTCAAGTAAAAGGTGAGTGATCCCCGTGAGGAAATGCGTAGCCCGACTTGTCGTGAGCGCTGCTCTCATCGCCTTCTGCCTTCCCGGTGCGGCTATCGCCTGGGACGGCGGCCTGCTGGTGCCCCGGATCGCCCGGGAGGCGCCTGACCTTTCGGACTACCCGGGTGCCGATGGGCTGGTCTGGCTGCATGAGGAGCGGTACGAGCTCAATCCCGACGGGAGCATGGCCCAGCACTCCAAGTGGCTCATCCTGCTGGACCGCAATGCGCCTGAAGAGCTGACGGACTGGACGATCCCCGTGCCCCCGGGGGGGAGCGCTTCCGTGGAGGAGTCGGCGCTCTACACCCTCCCCATGGGCACCATGGCGGTCCCGCTGGTACCCGAGGAACGGCCCGTCGAGGGCGCCCGGAGCATCCGCGTCCGCGTCCCGCCCCTGGAGGGGACGCGGGTCCTCGCTCTGGGCTACAGCCGGACCTTCCCGGGGCGCTGCAATCTGGAGGACGCCTTCTGGATCAGAGGCGCGGTGCCCCAGTGGGAGCAGCGGGTTGTCGTGGATGTCCCGCGGAACACGCCGATCTACTGGGACGGCAACCGGGAGGTGCTCCCCCCTTCCAGAGAGGAGCGCGGCGCCGTGGACCGCTACACCTGGAAGGTGGTGAACGCCCCGCCGCTGCGGCGGGACAGCCTCCTCCGCAGCGAGCTCCCGGTGCTCGCCTTCAGCCTGCGTTCGGACCTGGCGACGCTGATAGGGAGTCTGGACGGCCTCTCCGACGGGGTGGAACGCCCCGCCGACGTGGCGGCCGACTACGGGCGCGGCAGGGGCGACGCCCGGGACCGGGGGAAGCGTCTGATCAAGGCATTGAGCCGGGAGGAGCATCTCCTCCCGGGGTTCCCGGGCACCTTTGTGCGCCCCCGCATCCCCTCCGGGGGGCCCTGGACGGAATGGGAGCGGTCCTTTGTGATCGGCGAGGCCCTGAAGGAGCTCGGCTGGGAGGTGGGCTACCGGTGGCTCCCCCTCCTCCCCCGCGAGGATTCCTCGCCGGCGGCCAGGCGGGCCTGGGCGCCCCCGATCCTCTTCTGCAAACCGCCCCGGGGAGGCGCCTTCCATGTGGTCCCCGGCCAGCGCGTGGAGGTGGGAGAGAGGCCTTCCAGGCTCTACGGCGAGACCCTCTACTACCGTGACGGCGCCTCCTATGGGACGACGACGATCCCCCGCGGGGA
This genomic interval carries:
- a CDS encoding SEC-C domain-containing protein, with the translated sequence MLSRAIENAQKKVEQMHFDIRRQLLMYDNVLSQQREAIYTERRRVLLEEGVTDRAWEVVEDAVNGILEDAYPEEGEAEPHSAQVRLKSIFWPGLEKHLDGVDSAKLLPPAREAIFDELRRRFDGRIAEMGEVMAEEVARAVILHVMDARWKEHLLAMDELRRGIGLRAIGQKDPLLEYQFESYNLFQEMLTKVREGVSEMLFRVNVVSESEEEHPGPQLNEGREMALPGKQEKQGAKQEQSRPQQQVRKGPKVGRNDPCPCGSGKKYKHCCGKVK